The Ptiloglossa arizonensis isolate GNS036 chromosome 9, iyPtiAriz1_principal, whole genome shotgun sequence nucleotide sequence aataataatttacaacatATACATACTACAAAATCTTTATTTTTAGTAGCCATAGTGAGAGCTTTGATTTCTTCATTTCGTGTTCTAAGTTCACTTTCTAATGCTTCAACTCTCAACCTTAATGCTTCACTATTGCCTTCTGCAATTTTTCCAGCTTCCAAATCTGCATATTTAGCTTTCACTCTAGCATTTTCTTCTTTATACAATTGCAATTGTCTTTTCCATTCGTCAACATTGGCTGTAGATTCCTGTAATGCACTTGTTAATCTTGCATTGTTTGTTTTTAAAGTAGTTAACTCAACCTGCaataaaattaaagtttcaaCAATTAATAAACAAAAGAGGAGAAAACAAGGTTTAATTATATATGTTAtcatatgtatttatatttttattttttatacgtattgACCGTACCTCCCATTTCTTAGCGTTTGCAGAGCTTTGTGCTAATGCAAATTTCAGCCTATCATTCTCATATTTAAGCTGCATTTCAGCTGATTGTGCACTTTGCGTAGAACTAAGTTGCGATGGTTTTCCCTGATGTTGCGGACTCTCTGTACTCTGCTGAGAAACACTCTGTGATCTTGAATGGACTGCATTTTTCAATTCGTCATCCATTTTATTCTGACAACTACCAGGTAAGGGACTGCTGCTTACCAAAGATACACTGTTTTGAGTAGAAATCATGTTGGCATTTGGGTTTGGGTTATTCGATGTGGATACATTGGAATTAATCATTGATGAATTTGGTGGATCTATAAGATCTTGTTCTGATGATGGCATACCCGAtcgcgatgtaatcgggctaacaTTTGCACTAGTAGCAGGAGTAACAGACGAGCTGTTTGATTGTAATTTACCACTAGCTAATTTAGTTGCTTCCTTCACTTCATGAAACTTCTCAATAAACTGCCAAATGAATGATATTGTCTCTGAGATTGTGGTGTACACATGGCTGTACATTAACTAAAGACGTATTTCACAAACCTTTCCTAATTCTTCCTCAGATGCAAAGCCAAGACCGTACACGGTATTGGCTCTAACATCTGACCACTGGCCAAATTTTTGCGATGTTTTTGTGAAGGTCATATTTGGAGTAATAGTACTGTTTATTACTgcctaaaaataaaataaacataagtaatttttaaatataatgcaAATATATCTTCTTTTAAAAATGTACAGTTTCAGTTACCTTTGTTCCTTCAACGGAAATTATTCTATATAAACTTCTTGTTGAGtcataaaaaaatgaaacagataCTGCTTCTGTAGATGCTGGTATCCAAGATCGTTTTGTCTTAGGATCGATATGAAACACGTGCGCTTTGCACGTGAAAATAGGTTGTTTACTGTAATTTATTAAAAGCAAGAtaggtatttaaatatatctatttAATTAATACATGCAGTATCTACTTATGCCTTATACTCAAAATACAAACTGTAGGATTTTAATAACGAATATCTGAAAGTTTTTCTGTTTGCAGAGCTTTATTCTATATATTCTACAGAAacataacaaaattaaatacattaaaaaaatcTCAAATGTACATATTTTTACATGCCTTAAAATTAATAGAATGAAAATGTAACATTGTTATAATTTAACATTACATTTAAATAACATTGATTTAGAAGAAATCAAAAGAAATGAATGTAAACAAGCAATTCTGTTTTATATTTATCATGAAAAGTGTATTTCTAGTtggaattttctaaatttactaTACGTGCagtaattatacaatttatataCACTAtttaaagtaaaagaaaattttaatgatcaataaatacttaaattttaaacaaaaaatagttATAATGGAAATGCAACATGTTTATTCTTCTACTAAAATGTAAAGCCACTTATGCAGCCTATctgaaaagaaataatatataataataatatagcaGTTAACAATGGTTTGACCATAGATGAACAACATTGTTACACTATAttagaattaataaaattgtgtttaaatattttgtaataacaGAATGATGTCATTGAGGGGTGAAACTTTCGGAAAAAATTTAGTGATGAATATTTTTACACTTTGCAGAATAAATTCTTTGTAATAcaaatctaaaaatatatcgaatGATGCACGAGTAAACAACTAGAATAAACGCATCTCACGCGGTACCGACTTATCCCACTTTCGCTGTTCTATTGCGTAGTTATATAtagataaaagaaaagaaaaacattctGGTCCAGACTCCTCTGTTGTACGCACCCACCTGAACGCGTATCTGCGATGATGTAGGGAATAAGATCATAAATAGACAGGAAAAGATAGTACAGATCGTTAGCCAACGCAATGAAAGTGACCTATTTTTATATCAATCGACGTTATTTGATAATAGAAGAATTAAGGATAATTTATAGTACTTGTATGCGACGTGGAGAGTGTGCCTCGTGTGTACATATATTACACACCCTTAAAAGGCGGTGCGGAATATCACCACGTTCACTTACCCCATTGTTTCTTTGCCGGATGCCATACAAGTAAATGTTAATTTCACAGGCTCatagaaaattcaatttaatatgAATATGTGATAACTATCTGCGTATAGAAATTCTCGAAATTGTTTGAAGATTTATAAAAATCCGTCCAACAAGAGATTAAGGTACACCAGTTGACAGCCGCCATCGGCCAAAACTATATAGCGAACGGCAACGATCACGCAACAACATGAACTAGTCGAGTTTCCACCATATACCTGGATTTAATCGATTTTCTACGAAAGGTTGCAGTCTATTGCTAACCTCATAGCTATCTTTCGAAAAAATCACTAGACGCAGTAACATCCTAAGGCGCGTACCTATGTATCGTTCACACATTCTGTATTATTGCTTAGAATGTTGGTAATACACTTAGCGGTGCTTGAATACATGACCATTCTTCATTACATATCGAATCATCTCGTTGGTTTTAAATTCTTCACCAATAGCGAGCAATGAGTAAAAGAGCAACGCTGCAAAGTAGCACCATAATCTCTATCCTTGTTCCGTATCTCATTTTACCTGAATACAATGGAAGTGCACAACGTTTAGTGGGTGGGGGCATtgtgtgagaaagagagaaaagaggagGGAGAGAAATTGTCCGTCTTGTGAGCCGTCATGGCTGAATCATCGTGAGAGACTCTTGCAGGAGTACGATAACAAATGACATTGTGATTAAATTAGTAGGCGCGAAAGTTATAGTGCATGGAACTACATTTAAGTCAAAGCGCTAGTCTCGATGCGGAGACACCAAGAAGAAACGTGATAAACGGTGTTTTCGCGTGTGCGTGACTTCCCCATGAAACGATGAACGGGTTAAGTTTTAGTGAATTGTGTTGCTTGTTTTGCTGTCCACCTTGCCCGTCCAGAATCGCTGCAAAAGTAGCGTTTCTACCGCCTGAGCCTACTTATACATTCGTCGAAGATGAAGGTTCCAAGTTTACAATTTCTCTGTCTGAGAGGGCAGATTGGCAATTCacggaaagggagaaagagTCGGTGGAAGGTTGCTATGCAAGAACGTCACGAGGAAACCGAATAGCTTGTGTATTTGTACGGTGTTCGGCTACTGCACGTTTTACGATTTTATTTTCTCATGGTAACGCGGCCGATCTTGGACAAATGTCTAGTTTTTACTTGGGACTTGGGTCAAGAATAAATTGTAACATATTCAGTTATGATTATTCGGGTTACGGAGTTTCTGGTGGCAAACCATCAGAAAAAAACCTTTACGCGGATATAGACGCTGCGTGGCATGCTTTAAGAACACGGTATGGTATTAGTCCGGAAAACATTATTCTGTATGGCCAAAGCATTGGGACTGTGCCCACGGTCGATCTGGCCGCACGATACGAGGTTGGCGCAGTTATTCTGCATTCACCTTTGATGTCGGGAATGCGAGTTGCTTTTCCCAAAACCAAAAGAACATGGTTCTTTGATGTTTTTCCCAGGTAGGTTGAAATTCTTGTGATACATGCATTCCTGTTTATCGCGTTAATGAAATGCGATCTATAATCCGCTTATCGTATACTGTCATTCGCATAGCTAAGGTTTACGCGCATGACACTATCGTCGAGTTAGGTGCCTATCTATGCACGTGGTACGGATACAGATTCCATACGTATCTACATACAATCGTATGTTCTAAATTAACAAAAGTTTCTTTCAAATGTGTTGAATATTTCGACCGACATAACGAATTTGCGAAATATTATTGTGTCGTTGACATGCAAGATTTTTTTGCGCGAGTCTTAGTTTTTCTGAATTAAAGTTCGGGAAGCAATAAAAGTTTATCTGAATACTTGTCTCATGGAAACCTGTAAGTTGCACAATCCGTTGAGTACTTCACTAATGTGTTACGTTTCTACTGCCGCATATTCGTAGTTTGTACATTGTTCTTTAGCtatattaattaaattgtacCAAATAACATCATATTTGGTAGTAGTTTATACATTTTCGGTAAACAAACGAGAAATAGAAAACATTCTTTCtaatttatacatattattcTATCGCGTAtccttatttatatttataaaattttcatatttctgagcaaacatttattttgtatgaaaaa carries:
- the LOC143151314 gene encoding alpha/beta hydrolase domain-containing protein 17B isoform X2: MNGLSFSELCCLFCCPPCPSRIAAKVAFLPPEPTYTFVEDEGSKFTISLSERADWQFTEREKESVEGCYARTSRGNRIACVFVRCSATARFTILFSHGNAADLGQMSSFYLGLGSRINCNIFSYDYSGYGVSGGKPSEKNLYADIDAAWHALRTRYGISPENIILYGQSIGTVPTVDLAARYEVGAVILHSPLMSGMRVAFPKTKRTWFFDVFPSKGLCSEQWKSSKVAKNLG
- the Homer gene encoding homer protein isoform X1; the protein is MASGKETMGKQPIFTCKAHVFHIDPKTKRSWIPASTEAVSVSFFYDSTRSLYRIISVEGTKAVINSTITPNMTFTKTSQKFGQWSDVRANTVYGLGFASEEELGKFIEKFHEVKEATKLASGKLQSNSSSVTPATSANVSPITSRSGMPSSEQDLIDPPNSSMINSNVSTSNNPNPNANMISTQNSVSLVSSSPLPGSCQNKMDDELKNAVHSRSQSVSQQSTESPQHQGKPSQLSSTQSAQSAEMQLKYENDRLKFALAQSSANAKKWEVELTTLKTNNARLTSALQESTANVDEWKRQLQLYKEENARVKAKYADLEAGKIAEGNSEALRLRVEALESELRTRNEEIKALTMATKNKDFVALQKENAELRDMLRVVHEQLELALSANKVQKQNLDTLNARLAGYIQDLVTVHREITNTLQT
- the LOC143151314 gene encoding alpha/beta hydrolase domain-containing protein 17B isoform X1, producing the protein MNGLSFSELCCLFCCPPCPSRIAAKVAFLPPEPTYTFVEDEGSKFTISLSERADWQFTEREKESVEGCYARTSRGNRIACVFVRCSATARFTILFSHGNAADLGQMSSFYLGLGSRINCNIFSYDYSGYGVSGGKPSEKNLYADIDAAWHALRTRYGISPENIILYGQSIGTVPTVDLAARYEVGAVILHSPLMSGMRVAFPKTKRTWFFDVFPSIDKVPKVTSPVLVIHGTEDEVINFSHGLAIYERCPRAVEPLWVEGAGHNNVELFDQYLERLKQFVSVELVN
- the Homer gene encoding homer protein isoform X2, with product MASGKETMGKQPIFTCKAHVFHIDPKTKRSWIPASTEAVSVSFFYDSTRSLYRIISVEGTKAVINSTITPNMTFTKTSQKFGQWSDVRANTVYGLGFASEEELGKFIEKFHEVKEATKLASGKLQSNSSSVTPATSANVSPITSRSGMPSSEQDLIDPPNSSMINSNVSTSNNPNPNANMISTQNSVSLSTESPQHQGKPSQLSSTQSAQSAEMQLKYENDRLKFALAQSSANAKKWEVELTTLKTNNARLTSALQESTANVDEWKRQLQLYKEENARVKAKYADLEAGKIAEGNSEALRLRVEALESELRTRNEEIKALTMATKNKDFVALQKENAELRDMLRVVHEQLELALSANKVQKQNLDTLNARLAGYIQDLVTVHREITNTLQT